The following DNA comes from Kitasatospora sp. NBC_01287.
ACTTCATGTGCCCCGGGGCGTTGTGCTCCCTGGACCGGTCAGGCGGCCAGGGACTCCTCCCCCACCGGTCGGCCCTGCCTCAGGCCGCGCCGGTGCCGGCAATGAAGGACGGGACTGTGGCACGACTCTTCGGTACGGATGGCGTACGCGGTGTGGCGAACATCGGTCTGACCGCCGAACTGGCGATCGGGCTGTCGATGGCCGCCGCGCACGTGCTCGGCGACGCGGGCGGCTTCGGCGGCCGGCGTCCGGTGGCGGTGGTCGGCCGTGACCCGCGCGCCTCGGGTGAGTTCCTGGAGGCGGCCGTGATCGCCGGGCTGGCGGGCTCCGGCGTCGACGTGCTGCGGGTCGGCGTGCTGCCCACACCCGCCGTGGCGTACCTGACCGGCGTGCTCGGCGCCGACTTCGGCGTGATGCTCTCGGCCAGTCACAACGCGATGCCCGACAACGGCATCAAGTTCCTGGCCCGCGGCGGCCACAAGCTGGACGACGCGATCGAGGACGCGATCGAGGCGGACTACCGGCACTACCTCTCGGGTGCCGAACCGGTGCGGGCGCGCCCCACCGGCAGCGCGGTCGGCCGGGTGCACGAGTACACCGAGGGCTTCGACAAGTACGTGGCCCACCTGGTGGCCGTGCTGCCCAACCGGCTGGACGGCATCAAGGTGGTCATCGACGGCGCGCACGGCGCGGCCGCCCGGGTGGCCCCCGAGGCCTTCGCCCGGGCCGGCGCCGAGGTGGTCTACACGCTGGGTGCCGAGCCGACCGGGCTGAACATCAACGACGGCGTCGGCTCCACCCACCTGGCCGGGCTGCGCGAGGCGATGCGCGAGCACCAGGCGGACCTGGGCATCGCGCTGGACGGCGACGCCGACCGCTGCCTGGCCGCCGACGCCGAGGGCGACGAGGTGGACGGCGACCAGATCATGGCGATCCTGGCGGTGGCCATGCGCGAGGCCGGCACCCTGCGCGGCAACACCGCGGTCGGCACCGTGATGGCCAACCTGGGCTTCAAGCTCGCCATGCAGCGCGAGGGGATCGAGCTGGTCGAGACGGGGGTGGGGGACCGCTACGTGCTGGAGGCGATGAAGGAGCACGGCTACGCGCTCGGCGGTGAGCAGTCGGGCC
Coding sequences within:
- the glmM gene encoding phosphoglucosamine mutase codes for the protein MARLFGTDGVRGVANIGLTAELAIGLSMAAAHVLGDAGGFGGRRPVAVVGRDPRASGEFLEAAVIAGLAGSGVDVLRVGVLPTPAVAYLTGVLGADFGVMLSASHNAMPDNGIKFLARGGHKLDDAIEDAIEADYRHYLSGAEPVRARPTGSAVGRVHEYTEGFDKYVAHLVAVLPNRLDGIKVVIDGAHGAAARVAPEAFARAGAEVVYTLGAEPTGLNINDGVGSTHLAGLREAMREHQADLGIALDGDADRCLAADAEGDEVDGDQIMAILAVAMREAGTLRGNTAVGTVMANLGFKLAMQREGIELVETGVGDRYVLEAMKEHGYALGGEQSGHVILLDHATTGDGTLTGLMLGARLAATKQPLADLAAVMTRLPQVLINVKGVDRGAVAGCAELAAAVAQAEAELGSTGRVLLRPSGTEPVVRVMVEAADHDRAEAVAARLAAVVSEQLAI